The nucleotide sequence GCGCCGCGACCCTCGATGAGGTCTACGCGGTGTCCGACTACCTCTCGCTGCACACGAACCTGACGCCGGAGACGCGCGACATGATCAGCGCGAAGTCCTTCCCGAAGATGAAAAAGGGCGTGCTGATCCTCAACTGCGCCCGCGGCGAGATTGTCCACACGGCCGACATGGTCGAGGCGCTCAAGTCCGGTCAGGTCGGCGGCTACGGCACGGACGTGCTGGATTCCGAGCCGCCCACGCCCGATCACCCGCTGCTCAAGCTGCCCAACGTCGTCTGCACGCCGCATATCGGCTCGCGCACCTACGAGAGCGTGGTCCGCCAGGCCACGACCTCGGTGCGCAACCTCATCCTCGCCATGAACGGCGAGAAGCCCCTCGCCCAGATCAACCCCGAGGTGCCGGTGCGCAAGGTCGTGTGACCTTGCGGTAGCGAGTAGCGGGTAGTGAGTAGCGAGCATTCCAAGGCAAGCACTCACTCCCGACCTCGCTCCCCTAATCGCTAGCCGCTACTCACTACTCGCTACTTAAAATCCTTCCCCATGCCCGACACCTACTTCATCGTCCCCGAGTCCCAGCACAACGCGCTCATCCAGGCCGCCTACCAGCACCGCGGCTTCCAGGCCGACGAGGCCGCCGAGGGCGCCCGCTTCTGCGCCGAAGCCTCGCGCCACGGCATCCGCACCCACAACGGCATCAAGGCCCTCCATCTCGACCACCTCTTCGGCTCCGGCTCGAAGGGCTGCGTGCCCGGCGCCCAGATCGAGGAAAAACCCTCCCGCTTCGCCGCCGCGAAGATCTGGAACGCCAACAAAAAACTCGGTCAGTCCACCGCCTATCGCGCCATGGCCGAGGCCATCCGCCTCGCCGATCAGTACGGCGTGGGCACCGTCTCGGTAGACAACGCCTTCCACTACCTCTGGGGCGGCGGTTACGTCATGGACGCCGCGCGCAAGGGCTACATCGCCTACACGAATTGCACCGCGGCGCTCGCCGAGGTCGTCCCGTTCGGCGGCAAGTTCCCCACCCTGGGCACCAATCCGCACTCCTGGGGCTTCCCCACCACCGAGGCCGTGGGTTACCCGATCGTGATCGACTGGGCCACGTCCGTGGTCGCCATGGGTCGCGTCCAGCAGCTCGCCCGCGAGGGGAAATCGCTCCCGCCCGATGCCGCGGTCGACGAGAACGGCGTGGTCACCACCGACCCGAAGAAGGCCAAGTTCCTCATCCCCTTCGGCGCCCACAAGGGCTACGGCCTCTCGCTGATCAATGAGATCGTCGGCGGCTTCATCGGCGGCTCCCTGCCCACGATCCGCAACCGCTGGGACCGGGCCGAGGGCGACAAGGGCACGTGCTGCTTCTTCTTCCAGGTGATCCACCCCGATGCCATCAGCGGCGGCGCCTTCGCCAAGGGCCGCAACCAGGCCCAGAACGTCAAGGCGGTCATCGCCGACGTCCTCGGCCACGGCAACGAGAAGTGCATGCTCCCCGGCCAGCTCGAAGCCGGCTGGGCGAAACACACCGCCACCGCCGGCGGCCTGCTCTTCACCCAGGCCGAACTCGACGCCTTCAACGAACTGGCCACCGAGGCCGGGCAGCCGCGTTGGGAGAGCGCCAGCTTCAAGACCCACACGGTCTGAGTTCGCGACTCCCTTCCTCGTTCCCTCAGGCCCGGCGAAAGCCGGGCCTTCTTTTTGCCGGCTTCTATGACTTCCCTGTCGGGTCGTCGTAGGCGACGACCCGACGATAAGTGAGTGGGTGGTTCCTAGGGCGTGTTGTAGCGTTCCCACCGACCCCGCACTTGCGCTGCCTTCAAAATCGGAATCTGCTTCGCTGATGACCGCCGTAGCCCGTATCTCCCCATGAAAGCCCTCCTCGCCCCCTGGCGGCGGCTGCTTGGCCATCGGGAATTCGGGATCATGGCCCTGAGCAACCTCGTGCTCGGCATGGCTTATTCGTTCGTGGCGCCGTTCTACTCGATGTTCGGCACGCTCGAGGTCGGCATGACCAACTGGGTGTTCGGGGTGTTCATGACCGTCACGTCCCTCAGTGGCATCGTGATCACGACCTTTCTCTCCCGCTGGTCCGACACCCGCATCAGCCGCCGGGCCATCTTGCTTCTCGCGTGCGTCTGCGGCGTCGCCGGTTACGCGGGCTACGCCTACGTGCGGGACGTGATCTGGCTCACGGTCATCGGCTCGCTGGCGTTGGGCGTGTCGTCGATCACCTTCGCGCAACTGTTCGCCTACCAGCGGGAGTTCCTCACCCGGCACGGCGTGCCCGACGCGGAGGCCCCGCTGTACATGAACATCTTCCGCCTGCTGTTCTCGCTGGCGTGGACCATCGGCCCGGCCATCGCGGCCTGGGTGATGATCAAGTATTCCTACGAGGGCATCTTCCTGACCTGCGCGGCCATGTTCGGTCTCCTGTTTGTCATCGTGTGGCGCTACATCCCCGCCCGGCCGCCCACGGCGGCGGCGATGGCCAACAAGGTGCCGCTGAGCCAGGTCCTGCGGCGGCCCTATCTGCTGTGCTACTTTGCGGCCTTCGTCCTGGTGTTCATCTGCGTGACCATGGGCATGATGAACCTGCCGCTGCTCATCCTCCAGACGCTGGGCGGTACCGCGGAACAGGTGGGCATCGCCTTCAGCGTGGCGCCGGTCTTCGAGCTGCCGCTGATGTTCTGGTTCGGCCTGCTCGCCTCCCGCAGCCATCCCGGCCGCCTGATCCGGATCGGCATGATCATTGCGGTCGCCTACTACGCGCTGCTGTTCTTCGTGACCCAGCCCTGGCATATCTACCCGCTGCAAATCCTCAGCGCGGCGATGATCGCGGTGGTCTCCGGCATCGCGATCACGTTTTTCCAAAGCTACATCCCGGACCAGCCGGGCACCGCCACGAACCTCTATACGACGGCCAACCGCATCGGCTCGACGATCGGTTACCTCTCGTTCGGCTCGCTGGCCGGCAGCTTCGGCTACCGCGCCATCTTCCTGGTCTGCGCCGTGCTGTGCTCCGCCGCCTTCCTGCTGCTCTGGCTCTCGCGCGAAAAGCACGAGCAGGCGGTGGCGCCGGCCTGAGTTGCAGGGCGGGGTCTCCGCCTCAACTCTCCGCCTGCGCGGCGGCCCGCTCGATGGCCACCGTGCGACACCCCTTCAGGTCGGTCTTGCCGGTGCCGAGCACGGGGATCGCATCGACCCGCACGATCAGCTTGGGCACCCAGAGATTGGGAAAACCGGCCTCCAGCAGTTTCGTGCGGATGTCGGCCATCAGCACGTCCCGGGTGGTGAGCAGCACCAGCGCCTCGCCCTTGGTGGCGTCGGGGATGCCCGTGACGACGGCCGTCGGCCCCTCGCTCTGGTCCCAGTCGAAGGCGGTGACCAGGCGCTGCTCGATCGTGCCGTGCGGCACCATCTCGCCACCGATCTTGGAGAAACGCGACAAGCGGCCCTCGATGAAAAGGAAGCCGTCATCATCGATCCGCCCGAGATCTCCCGTGATGAACCACCGGTCCTTGATCGCGGCGGCGGTTTTTTCCGGATCCTTGAGGTAGCCGGGGAAGACGTGCGGGCCCTTGAGCCAGAGCATACCGGTGCTGTTCAACGGCAGATCCTCGCCGGTGTCCGGGTCGGTGATCCGGGCCGTCGAGCCCGGCAGCAGGCGGCCGACGGCGCCGAGGCGCTTCCCCTCCTGGTGTTCGGCCGTCGAAGTCGTGATGGGCGGGTGGTACTGGTTGATGCTGGCGGCGGGAGTCGTCTCGGTCAGGCCGTAGCCCTGCAGAATCTCGATCCCAAACTGGGCGAGAAAGGCATCGTAGAGGTCCATGGGCAGCTTCTCCGCCCCGGTGACCACCAGGTTGAGGCTTTGCAATTCCGCCTTGGTCGCCTTCTTGAGGAAGGGCCGGATGAAGGTCGGGGCGCCCACCATGACGGTGGCTTTCTCCTGCTGGATGGCATCGACGATTTTCTTGGTGTCCAGCGGGCTGGGCACCGTGACCACCCGGCAGCCGCGCAGGATCGGGTACCACAGGGTCACGGTGAAACCGAAGGAATGGAAGATCGGCAGACAGCCCAGCATGGTGGCCGTCTCGGGCAGGATGGAGAGCGAGGAGATCTGCGCGCAGTTGGAGAGGATGTTCCGATGGGTGAGCACGACCCCCTTGGGCTCGCCCGAGCTGCCGCTGGTGAACAGCAGGGCCGCCTCCGCGTGGTCGCCGGTGCGGGGCAGGCCGAGCAGGCCCGCCACCCACTGGTTGGGCAGCAGGTTGACGGCGAGCAGCCAGGGCAGGATCGCCTTCTTGCCGCCGGCGGCCGCGATCTCCTGCTTGAGGTCCACGGTGTGCTCCGGGAACGGGAAATTGGGCACCTTGGCCCGCATGGCGTCCGCCGTGATCACGGTGGTGATCTCGCCGAGACGCAGGGACGCCTCCACGGCGGCCTTGCCGGCGGTGAAGTTGAGGTTGACCGGGACCTTCCCCGCGCAGGCGACGGCGAGGTTGGCGATCGCGGCCCCGGCCCCGGGGGGCAGCACGATGCCGATGCGCTGGCCGGGAGCGGTGGCGCGGAGGCGGCGGGCAAGGACGGCGGCCACGGCCACCAACTGGCCGGCCGAGACTTCCTTGCGGTCGGCGGTGCGATCCACGATGGCGATGTGTCGGGGGTGCTTGGCCAGGGCGCGGATCGCCTCGCGGGCAAGGTGGCGCCGGAGCACCGGGCGCTCCTGGAAGGCTTGTTCGCCCAGGTCGAGCAGGGCCCGGCGCGCGGTCCCCATGTCCACCTTTTCGGGGGGAATCGGCGGGCCGAACATCACGCAGACCGGTGTCGGCTTCAGCCGCGGCGACTTCCAGAGATACTTGTTGCCGGCGAAGGAATAGATCGAGCCCCAGAGGCCGTCGATGGCGGCGGGCACGACGGGGGCGCGGGCCGACTCGGCGATCAGGCCGAAGCCGCGCTTAAGGATCATGAGCTGCCCTGTGCGCGAGATCGCTCCCTCAGGGAAGACGCAAACCAGCTCACCCTGCTGGATGGCCTCCACCGCGAGGCGGATGCCCTTCATCGGCTTGTTGGCGGTCACGGGGATGACCCCCGCCGCCCGGAAGACGAACCGCATGAACGGGCTCTTCACGAAGCCTGCGAACGCGATGAACCGGATTGGCCGCGGAGAGGCAATCTGCAGCACGACGGCATCCACATAGGAAAGATGGTTGCAGATCATCAACGCGCCGCCGGAGGGAATGTTTTCCCAGCCGATGGATTTCACCCGGTAAAAGAGCGGCCCAATCAGACGCATCACCGTGCACACGGTGTGGTGCGGGATGTGCCAGACGCCGTAGAGGAGCATTCCCAGAGTCAGGAGCGCCATGAGGAAAAACTGCGTCTGCGGCGCCAGCGCGAGGGTGACGTCACCCGCCAAGAGGAGATAGATTCCCCCCGCGACCAGCCCGGCGAGGCTGTCGAGCAAGGCGACCCCGGCCAAAATGCGCCCGCGGCGGTGGTCACCGGCTTTCTGCTGGATGAAGGCGTAGAGCGGCACCACGAAAAGGCCGGTGGAGAATCCCGCGCCGATGAGAAGCCCGGTGAAGGCCCGGCTGTCGAAGGGCACAAAGCCCATGGCAAAAAGCATGGCGAGGAGCAGGGCACCACCCAGCGGAGCCAGCCCGAGTTCCACCCCGCGCCGCGAGAGCAGACCGGCGAGCAGGTGGCCGACCATCGTGCCGACGCCGACCATCAGCATCATCGTGCTGGCCACGGCGCCGGTGCGCACCCCGCCCGCCTCCATCTCATAGGCGATCTGCGGGACCAGCTGCATAAAGTAACCGCCGATGCCGTAGAAAAAGCAGATGCCCATCGTCGCCCGCCACAGGGGGCGCTCGCGCCAGACCTCGGCCACGTCCGTGAAATGCCGGACCCAGAGGCGGGCGTGGAAAGGTTCGGTCGACTGCGCGCGGGAGGGTGCCGCCAGCTGGAAACCCGCCCAGGCCAGGACCGAGAGGCCGGTCAGCAGGAACGTGACCTTGAGGCCCGCCGTCCAGATATCGTCGCCAGCCTGCAGCCAGTGCGAGAACAGCTGGCCGCCGGCGAAGGTGCCCACCAGGATCGCCGTGATGTTGAGCATCTCCATGTAGCCGACAAAACGGGACAGGCGCTTCTCCCCGGCGTATTCCAGGAGGATGCCGCGCTTGGCCGGCCCCATGATGCAGGTCTGCAGGGACAGGAGGACAAACCCGGTCAGTGCGGCGGTAAAGGACTGCCCCCACAGCGCGCCCACCATCAGGATCATGACCCCAATCTGGAGCACCAGGGCGCCGTTGATTACGGTGCGCTTGGCATAACGGTCCGACAACCAGCCGCAAATCGGCCCGAATGCAACATACGGCAGCACCAGCAGCCAACCGATCAGGGTGATGACCGGCTTGGCATCGTAGCCCTCGGTCCGCGCCAGCTGCTGGGCCAGGGCGATCAGCATGAACTTCGCCGCACAATCGTTGAAGGTGACCTGAGCCTGCGCGCCCATGAGCACGGCCAGGGAAAGACGGGGGGACTTCATGCAGGGGTAAGCGTTATGACAGTGCGAGGCCGCACCCCTTCGGCAAGTCAGTTCGCTCAGCCGGCCGCCCGGCCCGGCCCCGGCGGCCAGCTCCGCAGATCCCGCGCCAGTGCGCCAAAGCCGTGGGGAAAATCGTACTCGAGACGCCGCACGTCACCGCGCTGGCGGGCCACCTCTTCCAGGGCCCGCTTGGTCTCATACTGGAGCGAGGGTCGCTCGGTGCCGTAGACCCGCCCTTTGAGTTCCCGCCGGGTGTAGGGCATCCGGCCGGTGGCCTGTCCGTCCATCCACGCCGCCTCGCTGACCGTGGGATCCCGGCCGCACAGCAGCCAGGCCTCGATGGCGGGCACACACAACCCCACCGCGCGCAGGACCCGGTCGCGACCGTGCGCCGGTGGCAGCCGCTTGACCGTGCGCCGGAAGACCGAACGCAGGCGGCAGATGCGACAGAACGCATGATGGTAGCCCGGGGCCTCGTGCTCCGGCGTATGGACGACGGAGTCGTCGGAATCCACCACGACAACCAGACCGTCGGCATCCGTGTTGAAATGCAGGTGCCGGATGATCGCCGGCAGTACCTGCTCGACCGAGGGCCAGCCCCGCGCCCGCAGCGAGGTATGGACCGAGCGGAACTGTCCGCCGAGCACATACCCCACGAGCACGCGCAGGGCGGCCTCATCCGCCGGGGATTCGCTTAGGATCGCGAGCTTCAGCATGGCTTCACTCGCCCGGCACGCCGCCGAGGATGCCGCTGTACCAGAGGTCGCCGAGGTGCGCCTCCTTCATCAGCTCCAGGATATCGGCCCGGTCGGAAAGTCGCTCAAAGGTCGCCGCGGTCCCCTGCTTGCTGGCAAGGATCACCTCTTCCGGGTGTTCCCGGAACTGATCCAGCAGGTACGGCGAGTGCGTCGTCGTGATGACCTGCACGGGGGCGCGGTCCATGCCCTCGTCCCGCGGGTAGCTGAGCCGGTAGAGCGTGTCGCGCAGCTCGCGGAATGAGCGCGGATGCATGCCACGGTCGGCCTCCTCCAGGCAGACCACGGCGGGTGGCGCCGGCGCAAAGGCCAGAACGAGGATGGCCAGCTGGTAGAGCGTCCCCTGCGAGAAATCCGCGGCCGTGATGCACTCGTGGCCGTTGGCTTGCAGGCGGGCGCACAACTCCACGGTGCCGCCGGGGCCGGGCCGCAGCACCAGTCCGGCAAACTCCGGCATCAGCCGGCAAAATTCCGCCCCCAGCGCCGCGTAGGCGGCCGGCTCGTGTTCCTGCCAGTGGGCCAGCACGGCAGCGAGGTTGCCGCCGTTGGAGGCCAGCTCAGGCGCGTCGGCCGGTTTCGCGGGCACGGCCATGGCATAGTGGTCGAAGAGGTAGGCCCGGATGGTGCGGAGCCGCAGCCGCAGCTCCTCCCAGAGCGCCTCCCCGGCGGGCCCCGGGGGTCGGCTCACCGACAGGACGTTGCAGACCAGCTCGTCCGGTGAACAGCCCAACGAGACCCCGATGTCCTGGAAGGGAGCGGCAAAGGCGAAATCAATGCGCGGTCCGCCGCCGCCGGCCGGTGGCTCCGTGGCCGGGGCCAGTCCTGCCAGCGAGCGCAGCCGCAATAGCGCCTGGATCAGGCTGGTCTTGCCGCTGCCGTTGGGCCCGAGCACGAGGTTGAACGGCGCAAGCTTCACCCCCGTCGAGCGCAGGGCCTTAAAATTCCGAAATTGGACGGCGGCGATCATGGGAAAACTTGGCCGGAAACCTGAGACCGGAAACACGAAATAGCCAGTCTGACTCTGTCGGCCACCTCACCCCGCCGGTCTCGGCAAGGAGGGCGGGCTGTTCCCCTACTCCGTTTGCACGATCACCAGGTCGTCGAGGTGCAGGCTGCAATAAACCCGGTCGCCCTCGTGGTAGGCTTCCTGGGTGGCGCTCTCGTTGGCAACGAGCGCGTGGAAGCGGGTGCCCTGGTCGGTGATGAGGCGCAGCTGGTCGGTCGCGCCCTGGAAGATCTCCTCCTCGATCTTGGCCTGGAAGACATTTTCCGCGATGGCGGGCGTACGGCCGATGTGGATCTTCTCGGGACGGATCGACACCAGCGCCTTGGTGGCGCCGACGGGCAGGTCGGTGCAGGCCACGACCAGTTCCAAGCCGGTGTCGAGGCGCACGGTGGCCTTGCTGCCGTTACGCAGGATGATCTCGGCGCTGAGCAGGTTCGCCTGGCCGATGAAGTCGGCGGCGAAGGGCGTGCGGGGGCGGTGGTAGATCTCGGTGGCGTTGCCCAGCTGCTCGATCCGGCCGTGGTTGATGATGGCGATGCGGTCCGACATCGTGAGCGCCTCCTCCTGGTCGTGGGTGACGAAGACGAAGGTGAGGCCGAGCTTGCGCTGGAGGCGCTTCAACTCGAGCTGCATGCCGTGGCGGAGCTTCGCATCCAGGGCGGAGAGCGGCTCGTCGAGGAGCAGGACCTTGGGCCGGCAGACAATGGCGCGGGCCAGGGCCACGCGCTGCCGCTGGCCACCCGACATCTGGTGCGGAAGCTTGTCGGCCTGCTCGGCGAGCGAGACCGTCGCCAGCGCCTCCTTGATCCGGGCCTCGGCCTCGGGTGCGGGGATGTTCTGCATGCGCAGGCCGAAGCCCACGTTCTCCTTCACCGTCATGTGCGGGAAGAGGGCGTAGCTCTGGAAGACCTGGTTCACGCTGCGCCGGTACGGGGGCACATGGGAGACATCCTCGCCGTCGAGGAGCACCAGGCCCTCGTCGGGGGTCTCGAAACCCGCCAGCAGGCGGAGGAGCGTCGTCTTGCCGCAGCCGGAGGGCCCAAGCAGGGTGAGAAACTCGCCGGTATTGACCGTCAGGCTGACGTCCCGGACCGCCGTGAAGGCGCCGAAGCGTTTGGTGACACCGCGAAACTCGATCATGGGCTTGGCTGGGTCGGGCATGGTCAGGCCGCGCGGCTGCCGCGGCGTTGGAGGATCACGTAGGTGAGGACGAACATAAGCATGAAGATGACACCGAGCGCGGCGCCGAAGGGCCAGTCGCGGGCCTGGAGGAACTGGTTCTGGATCACGTTGCCGATCATCGGGACCTTGGCCCCGCCCATCAAGTCCGTGATGGCGAACATGCCGATCGCGGGCACGAAGACGAGCAGCGTGCCCGCCGCGATGCCGGGCATGGTAAGCGGCACGATGACCGAGGAGAAGGCCCGCACCGGCCCGGCGCCGAGGTCGTAGGCGGCCTCGATGAGGGAGTTGTCGAGCTTCTCCGCGCTCCCGT is from Lacunisphaera limnophila and encodes:
- a CDS encoding Ldh family oxidoreductase is translated as MPDTYFIVPESQHNALIQAAYQHRGFQADEAAEGARFCAEASRHGIRTHNGIKALHLDHLFGSGSKGCVPGAQIEEKPSRFAAAKIWNANKKLGQSTAYRAMAEAIRLADQYGVGTVSVDNAFHYLWGGGYVMDAARKGYIAYTNCTAALAEVVPFGGKFPTLGTNPHSWGFPTTEAVGYPIVIDWATSVVAMGRVQQLAREGKSLPPDAAVDENGVVTTDPKKAKFLIPFGAHKGYGLSLINEIVGGFIGGSLPTIRNRWDRAEGDKGTCCFFFQVIHPDAISGGAFAKGRNQAQNVKAVIADVLGHGNEKCMLPGQLEAGWAKHTATAGGLLFTQAELDAFNELATEAGQPRWESASFKTHTV
- a CDS encoding sugar efflux transporter — translated: MKALLAPWRRLLGHREFGIMALSNLVLGMAYSFVAPFYSMFGTLEVGMTNWVFGVFMTVTSLSGIVITTFLSRWSDTRISRRAILLLACVCGVAGYAGYAYVRDVIWLTVIGSLALGVSSITFAQLFAYQREFLTRHGVPDAEAPLYMNIFRLLFSLAWTIGPAIAAWVMIKYSYEGIFLTCAAMFGLLFVIVWRYIPARPPTAAAMANKVPLSQVLRRPYLLCYFAAFVLVFICVTMGMMNLPLLILQTLGGTAEQVGIAFSVAPVFELPLMFWFGLLASRSHPGRLIRIGMIIAVAYYALLFFVTQPWHIYPLQILSAAMIAVVSGIAITFFQSYIPDQPGTATNLYTTANRIGSTIGYLSFGSLAGSFGYRAIFLVCAVLCSAAFLLLWLSREKHEQAVAPA
- a CDS encoding MFS transporter; translation: MKSPRLSLAVLMGAQAQVTFNDCAAKFMLIALAQQLARTEGYDAKPVITLIGWLLVLPYVAFGPICGWLSDRYAKRTVINGALVLQIGVMILMVGALWGQSFTAALTGFVLLSLQTCIMGPAKRGILLEYAGEKRLSRFVGYMEMLNITAILVGTFAGGQLFSHWLQAGDDIWTAGLKVTFLLTGLSVLAWAGFQLAAPSRAQSTEPFHARLWVRHFTDVAEVWRERPLWRATMGICFFYGIGGYFMQLVPQIAYEMEAGGVRTGAVASTMMLMVGVGTMVGHLLAGLLSRRGVELGLAPLGGALLLAMLFAMGFVPFDSRAFTGLLIGAGFSTGLFVVPLYAFIQQKAGDHRRGRILAGVALLDSLAGLVAGGIYLLLAGDVTLALAPQTQFFLMALLTLGMLLYGVWHIPHHTVCTVMRLIGPLFYRVKSIGWENIPSGGALMICNHLSYVDAVVLQIASPRPIRFIAFAGFVKSPFMRFVFRAAGVIPVTANKPMKGIRLAVEAIQQGELVCVFPEGAISRTGQLMILKRGFGLIAESARAPVVPAAIDGLWGSIYSFAGNKYLWKSPRLKPTPVCVMFGPPIPPEKVDMGTARRALLDLGEQAFQERPVLRRHLAREAIRALAKHPRHIAIVDRTADRKEVSAGQLVAVAAVLARRLRATAPGQRIGIVLPPGAGAAIANLAVACAGKVPVNLNFTAGKAAVEASLRLGEITTVITADAMRAKVPNFPFPEHTVDLKQEIAAAGGKKAILPWLLAVNLLPNQWVAGLLGLPRTGDHAEAALLFTSGSSGEPKGVVLTHRNILSNCAQISSLSILPETATMLGCLPIFHSFGFTVTLWYPILRGCRVVTVPSPLDTKKIVDAIQQEKATVMVGAPTFIRPFLKKATKAELQSLNLVVTGAEKLPMDLYDAFLAQFGIEILQGYGLTETTPAASINQYHPPITTSTAEHQEGKRLGAVGRLLPGSTARITDPDTGEDLPLNSTGMLWLKGPHVFPGYLKDPEKTAAAIKDRWFITGDLGRIDDDGFLFIEGRLSRFSKIGGEMVPHGTIEQRLVTAFDWDQSEGPTAVVTGIPDATKGEALVLLTTRDVLMADIRTKLLEAGFPNLWVPKLIVRVDAIPVLGTGKTDLKGCRTVAIERAAAQAES
- a CDS encoding AAA family ATPase, encoding MIAAVQFRNFKALRSTGVKLAPFNLVLGPNGSGKTSLIQALLRLRSLAGLAPATEPPAGGGGPRIDFAFAAPFQDIGVSLGCSPDELVCNVLSVSRPPGPAGEALWEELRLRLRTIRAYLFDHYAMAVPAKPADAPELASNGGNLAAVLAHWQEHEPAAYAALGAEFCRLMPEFAGLVLRPGPGGTVELCARLQANGHECITAADFSQGTLYQLAILVLAFAPAPPAVVCLEEADRGMHPRSFRELRDTLYRLSYPRDEGMDRAPVQVITTTHSPYLLDQFREHPEEVILASKQGTAATFERLSDRADILELMKEAHLGDLWYSGILGGVPGE
- a CDS encoding ABC transporter ATP-binding protein — encoded protein: MPDPAKPMIEFRGVTKRFGAFTAVRDVSLTVNTGEFLTLLGPSGCGKTTLLRLLAGFETPDEGLVLLDGEDVSHVPPYRRSVNQVFQSYALFPHMTVKENVGFGLRMQNIPAPEAEARIKEALATVSLAEQADKLPHQMSGGQRQRVALARAIVCRPKVLLLDEPLSALDAKLRHGMQLELKRLQRKLGLTFVFVTHDQEEALTMSDRIAIINHGRIEQLGNATEIYHRPRTPFAADFIGQANLLSAEIILRNGSKATVRLDTGLELVVACTDLPVGATKALVSIRPEKIHIGRTPAIAENVFQAKIEEEIFQGATDQLRLITDQGTRFHALVANESATQEAYHEGDRVYCSLHLDDLVIVQTE